The window GCGGCGGCCAACCGTGCGCGTCACCCAACACGGCGACCCCGGCGACGACGACCTGCTTTTCGTCCTCGGGTGGGGCAACAAGCCGGGTCATCGGAGCGTCGAGTGGCTCCTCGACCGCCTCACCTACGAGGGCTACCACGTCCACGCCGTCGAACTCCCGATGAACGGCTGGGAGTTCGACAGCCAGTACGTGGATCCGGTGCGGGCGTACTCGGTCGACCGCGACATCGACCTCGTGCTCAGCCACAGCACCGGCGGCCTCGTCGCCGCCCACCTCGACCTCGCGGTTCGGAACGTCTTTTTGAGCCCCTGGTGGGGGACCGCGACCGCCGGTCTCGATGGCCTGCTCCTCCCCGTCGTCAGGCGGTTGCCGACGACGCGCCCGCTCGTCCCGTCCGGTATCTCCCGCGAGGACCTCGGCGAACTGAAACTCGCCGCCGAACTGGCCGACGGCCCGGACAACGCCTCGCCCGCCTTCCTCCGCATGATTCACGGCGCGCAGGAGTCGCTACCGCCGTTCAACCCCGACGACGTGGTGTTCGCCTCGCTTTCGGACCGGGTGGTTGACGTTCGCGCAATCGGCGACCGGACCCCCGCGTCGAACCTCGTCCCGTACGACGGCGGCCACGAGTTCTTCGCCAGCGAGGGCAGAGAGCGGACGCTCTCGGTGGTGCTCGACGCCCTCGACGGAGCGGACCCGTCGTCGCTCCGACTCGGTGGTGCGGACGCGCCCGACTTCGACGACTCGGTCGACGGGACGGAGCGACCGCAGTCGATGGACTGAGACGCCGTCGCCCTCGACTGCGACTCTGGCGAGCCCGCCGCCGACGACGCGGTCGGCGGTTCTACATAAATCGACCGACCTGTTTCGACGCGAGAACTCGAAATCGCAAGACAGCGTCGACCTCGATGCGCGCCGTGTGTCGCAGTATCTAGTAACCTTTAACCGGCAAAAGACGGTATTTGCGGGCAAGATGGCGAGCAACAAGATTCTGGGTATCGACCTCGGCACCACGAACAGCGCGTTCGCGGTGATGGAGGGCGGCGACCCGGAGATTATCGTGAACGCAGAAGGCGACCGAACCACCCCGTCCGTCGTCGCGTTCACCGACGACGGTGAGCGGTTGGTCGGCAAGCCGGCGAAGAACCAGGCCATCCAGAACCCAGAGCGCACGATTCGGTCCATCAAGCGCCACATGGGCGAGGACGGCTACTCCGTCGATATCGAGGGTGAGGAGTACACACCGGAGCAGATTTCGGCGATGATTCTCCAGAAGATCAAGCGCGACGCCGAGGACTACCTCGGCGACGAACTGAAGAAGGCCGTCATCACCGTCCCCGCGTA of the Haloferax sp. Atlit-12N genome contains:
- a CDS encoding alpha/beta fold hydrolase, whose amino-acid sequence is MRVTQHGDPGDDDLLFVLGWGNKPGHRSVEWLLDRLTYEGYHVHAVELPMNGWEFDSQYVDPVRAYSVDRDIDLVLSHSTGGLVAAHLDLAVRNVFLSPWWGTATAGLDGLLLPVVRRLPTTRPLVPSGISREDLGELKLAAELADGPDNASPAFLRMIHGAQESLPPFNPDDVVFASLSDRVVDVRAIGDRTPASNLVPYDGGHEFFASEGRERTLSVVLDALDGADPSSLRLGGADAPDFDDSVDGTERPQSMD